A genomic region of Candidatus Binatus sp. contains the following coding sequences:
- a CDS encoding LemA family protein codes for MVFLFIVVAIVAWVVFAYNRLVSLRNQVDNSWRQIDVQLKRRHDLIPNLIEAVKGYMQFERDTLTQVVEARAKAVSAPDQASRMAAETQITTGLGKLMAVMENYPQLKADENVLKLQEELTTTENQIAFARQAYNDVVLALNTRIQIFPTNLIASNFGFKAAEYFKGAPEEQAVPKVDLSMTTPRA; via the coding sequence ATGGTGTTTTTGTTTATCGTAGTGGCTATCGTCGCGTGGGTAGTCTTTGCTTACAATCGATTAGTCAGTCTGCGCAACCAGGTAGATAATTCGTGGCGGCAGATCGATGTACAACTGAAACGCCGCCATGATCTAATTCCAAATCTCATCGAAGCCGTCAAAGGCTATATGCAGTTCGAGCGCGACACCCTTACGCAGGTCGTCGAGGCGCGCGCCAAGGCCGTCAGCGCGCCGGACCAGGCCTCGCGCATGGCGGCAGAGACCCAGATCACTACCGGGCTGGGCAAACTGATGGCCGTGATGGAGAACTATCCGCAGTTGAAGGCCGACGAGAACGTGCTCAAACTGCAGGAAGAGCTGACGACCACGGAAAATCAAATCGCGTTCGCGCGACAGGCATACAACGACGTCGTGCTCGCTCTCAACACGCGCATCCAAATCTTCCCGACCAATCTCATCGCCAGCAATTTCGGGTTCAAGGCCGCGGAATATTTCAAAGGCGCTCCGGAAGAACAGGCGGTTCCCAAGGTTGACCTTTCGATGACCACGCCGCGCGCCTGA
- a CDS encoding Hsp20/alpha crystallin family protein, producing the protein MEVLMTNGLTPNDSLLRRWNVLWNELEPARKAAPAADVVEDPDSYHFYFEMAGIASESVDVRVEDGDLIVEAERKQPEWSKDAEVHLSERAYGTMRRAFTMPDDASHDGIKAAYKDGVLEVTVPKRPESKPFKIKVEFEN; encoded by the coding sequence ATGGAAGTGCTGATGACGAACGGTCTGACCCCCAACGATTCTCTTCTGCGCCGCTGGAACGTGCTCTGGAACGAGCTCGAACCCGCGCGCAAGGCGGCGCCGGCGGCGGACGTGGTCGAAGATCCTGACAGCTATCATTTCTACTTCGAGATGGCCGGCATCGCGAGCGAATCGGTCGATGTTCGCGTCGAGGACGGAGATCTAATCGTCGAGGCCGAGCGCAAACAGCCCGAGTGGTCGAAGGACGCCGAAGTCCATCTGTCCGAGCGCGCGTACGGCACGATGCGCCGCGCGTTCACGATGCCTGACGACGCCAGCCACGACGGAATCAAGGCGGCCTACAAGGACGGCGTGCTCGAAGTGACGGTGCCAAAGCGGCCCGAGAGCAAACCGTTCAAGATCAAAGTCGAGTTCGAGAACTAG
- a CDS encoding 4Fe-4S binding protein has translation MGHLKQEYRAFVRRLEATQGALPEPRDPRAWNGWKEILEILYSPEEADLASRLPVAPTGLDGIAERLNLDPQALKPRLDALCDRGVVLDLVHPETAETKYVLAPPMAGFFEFSMMRTQDSIPKKRMAEALDAYIHGDDTFVREVFGEETVIGRALVHESGLADDVPEVLDYERATAIVSDAKSRSVSLCYCRHKAGHLGKACDAPQETCMSLNAGADFVIRRKFGRSVERSEALELLAAGRARGLVHIADNVRQEPTYICSCCACCCTQLQSINRYDLQGVNPSGFKPHSDPHKCAGCARCARACPVGAITMRPERSQARRTNELHPLIDEDRCIGCGLCADACRKRAMRMRRDGKRPYIPQDTLERTLRMVIERGRLAQLLFDEGAGRGAHFLNAVFRTLLALPPAQRMLAREQVRSRFIRAALARSRDLS, from the coding sequence TTGGGCCATCTTAAGCAGGAGTACCGCGCGTTCGTGCGCCGCCTGGAGGCTACCCAGGGGGCGCTTCCGGAGCCGCGCGACCCGCGCGCTTGGAATGGCTGGAAGGAAATCCTTGAGATCCTGTACAGCCCCGAGGAGGCCGACCTCGCCTCGCGGCTGCCGGTCGCGCCCACCGGGCTTGACGGGATTGCCGAGCGTCTCAACCTCGACCCCCAGGCGCTCAAGCCGCGCCTGGATGCGCTCTGCGACCGTGGCGTGGTGCTCGACCTCGTCCATCCCGAAACCGCGGAGACCAAGTACGTGCTGGCGCCGCCGATGGCCGGGTTCTTCGAGTTTTCGATGATGCGCACGCAGGACTCGATCCCGAAAAAGCGCATGGCCGAGGCGCTCGACGCCTACATCCACGGCGATGACACGTTTGTGCGCGAGGTCTTTGGCGAAGAGACCGTAATCGGGCGCGCGCTGGTCCACGAGTCGGGTCTCGCTGACGACGTCCCCGAGGTGCTGGACTATGAGCGCGCGACCGCGATCGTCTCCGACGCAAAATCCCGCTCCGTGTCGCTCTGCTACTGCCGCCACAAGGCCGGGCACCTCGGCAAAGCCTGCGATGCGCCGCAGGAGACGTGCATGTCGCTCAACGCCGGCGCGGACTTCGTCATCCGCCGCAAGTTCGGCCGCTCCGTCGAGCGCTCGGAGGCGCTCGAGCTCCTCGCCGCCGGGCGCGCCCGTGGCCTGGTCCATATCGCCGACAACGTCCGCCAGGAGCCGACCTACATCTGCAGCTGCTGCGCATGCTGCTGCACCCAGCTTCAGTCGATCAATCGCTACGATCTGCAGGGGGTAAACCCCAGCGGCTTCAAGCCGCACTCCGATCCCCACAAGTGCGCCGGATGCGCGCGCTGCGCGCGGGCCTGCCCGGTCGGTGCGATCACGATGCGTCCCGAGCGCAGCCAGGCGCGGCGCACCAACGAGCTGCACCCGCTGATCGACGAAGATCGCTGTATCGGCTGCGGTCTGTGCGCCGACGCGTGCCGCAAGCGTGCGATGCGCATGCGGCGCGATGGGAAGCGCCCTTACATCCCACAGGACACGCTTGAGCGCACGCTGCGCATGGTGATCGAGCGCGGCCGGCTCGCGCAGCTCCTCTTTGACGAGGGGGCCGGGCGCGGCGCGCATTTCCTCAACGCGGTCTTCCGCACGCTTCTCGCGCTGCCGCCGGCGCAGCGGATGCTGGCCCGAGAGCAGGTCCGTTCGCGTTTCATTCGCGCGGCGCTGGCCCGCAGCCGAGACCTGTCGTAG
- a CDS encoding tRNA1(Val) (adenine(37)-N6)-methyltransferase, whose protein sequence is MTANSSNENETRDTILDGRITLIQPRHGYRFSVEAILLGRFARASTPERVLELGAGCGVVSIMMAALYRPREVVAIEIQPPLAGMIARSAAINGLESVNAICADLRQRRIAGVEPASFDLVVANPPYRAAAAGRENPDRGRRIARGESAAVLMDFVAAAHRYARRGARVAFVFTARRSAELISAMRSKQLEPKRIRFVHPRIATAASVMLIEARAGGGIEVTIEPPLILYERPGIYTSEARAILSSAG, encoded by the coding sequence ATGACGGCGAATTCAAGCAACGAAAACGAAACTCGCGACACGATCCTGGACGGGCGTATCACGCTGATCCAGCCCAGGCATGGCTACCGCTTCTCGGTCGAGGCGATTTTGCTCGGCCGCTTCGCGCGCGCGAGTACGCCCGAGCGAGTGCTCGAGTTGGGGGCGGGATGCGGCGTCGTATCGATCATGATGGCCGCCCTCTATCGACCGCGCGAAGTCGTGGCGATCGAGATCCAGCCGCCGCTGGCGGGCATGATCGCCCGTAGCGCAGCGATCAACGGGCTCGAGTCGGTGAATGCAATTTGTGCCGACCTTCGGCAGAGAAGAATCGCGGGAGTCGAGCCTGCAAGTTTCGACCTGGTGGTCGCGAATCCTCCCTATCGCGCGGCGGCGGCCGGCCGCGAGAATCCCGACCGCGGCCGCCGCATTGCACGCGGCGAAAGCGCCGCGGTGCTGATGGATTTCGTCGCGGCGGCGCACCGCTACGCACGCCGCGGCGCGCGGGTTGCGTTTGTCTTCACCGCACGCAGAAGCGCCGAGCTGATTTCCGCGATGCGCTCGAAGCAGCTCGAGCCCAAGCGTATCCGTTTCGTTCATCCGCGGATTGCGACGGCGGCATCGGTGATGCTGATCGAGGCCCGCGCCGGCGGCGGAATCGAAGTAACTATCGAGCCGCCGCTGATTCTCTACGAACGTCCGGGGATATACACCAGCGAAGCGCGCGCAATACTCAGTTCGGCCGGCTGA
- a CDS encoding alpha/beta hydrolase: MEKIDPQSSSSKFSEPASSFVNVNGIRMHTLDWGGDGTPIVILHATGFLGRIYRPLAERLRAIGHVYSYDQRGHGDSSAPAGGDYNWDSTMRDLEGFITAMGWAGVRAVGHSAGATAIGSLACERPDLISRAVLVEPVIFESVTAPELGWRDPFVKRTLKRRRIFDSVEAMYSSFDTKPPYSTWQKDILRDYCRFGTRPASDGRRELKCAPEIEAKFYETSRDFDGLGRILRCTAPLLIMFGARDDSLGAALSGKVAKQLKHGRVIDVAGAGHFMPMEMPGYVADQASEFLTSE; encoded by the coding sequence ATGGAAAAAATCGATCCCCAAAGCAGCAGCTCGAAATTCAGTGAACCGGCGTCGAGCTTCGTGAACGTCAACGGCATCCGGATGCATACGCTGGATTGGGGCGGCGACGGCACGCCAATCGTGATTCTGCACGCGACCGGATTTCTCGGCCGCATCTACCGGCCGCTCGCAGAGCGGCTGCGCGCGATCGGCCACGTGTACAGTTACGATCAGCGCGGCCACGGCGACAGTTCGGCGCCAGCCGGCGGCGACTATAACTGGGACTCGACGATGCGGGACCTCGAAGGGTTTATAACTGCCATGGGATGGGCTGGCGTCCGGGCGGTCGGCCATTCCGCCGGCGCGACGGCGATCGGCTCGCTTGCTTGCGAGCGCCCGGACCTGATCTCACGCGCGGTCCTGGTCGAGCCGGTAATCTTCGAGTCGGTGACTGCGCCGGAACTCGGATGGCGCGATCCGTTCGTCAAGCGGACGCTGAAGCGCAGGCGCATTTTCGACAGCGTCGAGGCGATGTACTCGAGCTTCGACACCAAGCCGCCGTATAGCACCTGGCAGAAGGATATTCTCCGCGACTATTGCCGGTTCGGTACGCGTCCGGCGAGCGACGGCAGGCGCGAACTCAAATGCGCGCCCGAGATCGAGGCAAAATTCTACGAGACGTCGCGCGATTTCGACGGACTCGGGCGAATTCTCCGCTGCACGGCGCCGCTGTTGATAATGTTCGGCGCGCGCGACGATTCGCTCGGCGCGGCGCTATCGGGAAAAGTCGCCAAGCAGCTCAAGCACGGGCGCGTGATCGATGTGGCCGGCGCGGGCCATTTTATGCCGATGGAAATGCCCGGCTACGTCGCGGATCAAGCGAGCGAATTCCTCACGTCTGAGTAA
- a CDS encoding YhjD/YihY/BrkB family envelope integrity protein produces the protein MARRTPGWLESKTLDLKTRASRHTTALRVWHTLNHAVEGFISNNDLLRASALTFTVALSIVPILALAFSAVKGFGGAQRLRPLVEQYLGLGPSSSQLMGYVENVNAAALGSAGGAFLLITVISTMGTVEQALNTIFNVPQSRSYFRKFSDYLSVLFTVPFLIVAALGVTAVFSVRISHFPFITQLLPYLFVWAGFFFLFVFFPYTKVKYVPALIGSFVTAVLFQLAQWGYVRFQVGVANYRAIYGAMATLPIFLVWIYIAWSVILFGAELTAAVQRGDLPPMLGPMSPDFLYSATMHILIRLADRAYHGGDEVTSWTLARELFVSQAAIIPILDGLKAGGFVIEADSSAGPLNQGLFLARQASTIVLADALKSVEFDHGASGGDPRVDRVLAKMGALRNDLFKTITLENIRSPEAKAVDRESAAIENKANR, from the coding sequence GTGGCGCGACGCACACCCGGCTGGCTCGAGAGCAAGACTCTGGACCTCAAAACCAGGGCATCGCGGCACACAACCGCGCTTCGCGTCTGGCACACCCTGAACCACGCGGTCGAAGGATTCATCAGCAACAACGATCTGCTGCGCGCGTCCGCGCTGACTTTCACGGTCGCGCTATCGATCGTGCCGATTCTTGCGCTCGCATTTTCCGCGGTTAAAGGATTCGGCGGCGCGCAGCGATTGCGTCCGCTGGTCGAGCAATACCTGGGACTCGGCCCATCGTCGTCGCAGCTGATGGGCTACGTTGAGAACGTGAATGCGGCCGCGCTGGGTTCGGCGGGTGGCGCGTTCCTGCTCATCACGGTTATTTCCACGATGGGCACGGTCGAGCAGGCGCTCAACACAATCTTCAACGTGCCGCAGAGCCGCAGTTATTTTCGCAAGTTCTCCGACTATTTGAGCGTGCTGTTCACGGTGCCGTTCCTGATCGTGGCGGCGCTCGGCGTGACCGCGGTTTTCTCGGTGCGGATTTCCCACTTTCCATTTATCACCCAGCTATTGCCGTACTTGTTCGTGTGGGCCGGATTCTTTTTCCTGTTCGTCTTTTTTCCCTACACCAAAGTCAAATATGTTCCCGCGCTGATCGGCTCGTTTGTCACCGCGGTGTTGTTTCAGCTCGCGCAGTGGGGATACGTGCGCTTCCAGGTGGGTGTCGCCAACTATCGGGCAATCTACGGCGCGATGGCGACGCTGCCGATTTTCCTGGTCTGGATCTATATCGCGTGGTCGGTGATTCTGTTCGGTGCGGAACTGACCGCCGCGGTGCAGCGCGGTGACCTGCCGCCGATGCTGGGGCCAATGTCGCCGGATTTTCTGTATTCAGCGACGATGCACATCCTGATCCGGCTGGCGGATCGCGCCTATCACGGCGGTGACGAAGTCACGTCGTGGACGCTCGCCCGCGAACTCTTCGTGTCGCAAGCCGCAATTATCCCGATTCTCGACGGGCTCAAGGCCGGCGGCTTTGTAATCGAGGCTGATTCGAGCGCCGGTCCGCTGAATCAGGGGCTGTTTCTCGCGCGCCAGGCTTCGACGATCGTCCTGGCGGACGCGCTCAAATCCGTCGAGTTCGATCACGGCGCCAGCGGCGGCGATCCGCGCGTTGACCGCGTGCTGGCGAAGATGGGCGCTCTGCGCAACGACCTGTTCAAGACGATTACACTCGAAAACATCCGCTCTCCCGAAGCCAAAGCTGTCGATCGGGAGTCGGCGGCGATCGAGAACAAAGCCAACCGCTGA
- a CDS encoding glycosyltransferase, with translation MARLAAHGKYLLDGAEKFYLRGVSYGPFAANSRGERYPEPERVAADFALMSRLGANLIRLYVPPPPWMVEEAQKAGLRMMLGIPWPFHMAFLDSRDMMREIRDAIRQTVLKTRQFGETIAAYSIGNEIRSDIVRWHGPRAVSRFLAELRDLGKQIDPGALFTYSNYPSAEYLDLSFLDFISFNVYLHREEDFRRYLTHLMGQTGELPLVLSETGMDTVREGEQHQAKLLSWQCRAAFELGLSGFIVFAFTDEWHTGGAEITDWAFGLTRRDRSPKLAFDAVAKVFGDNLPPPLAAAPKATVVVAAYNAASTLGECLSSIRELNYPDYETIVIDDGSTDSTSEIASRSGVRAIRVEHNGLAAARNAGAGAAAGKVVAFIDADARADRDWLYHLVETIERRAAAAAAGPNFAPAPGSARAAAMAAAPGLPREVRAGDDRLAQLCGCNMAITKAALLKAGGFDPMFTTAGDDVDLSWRLAASAETLAYAPGAIVIHERRATLAAYLRQQRGYGAGEGLLLRKYPLRIADQDGIYAGPSWIGSMFGGARVYYGAFGRGLFQTVYSTGNSYADLPLTIQWVGLSLIFLILGGVNRLLGVLGAGGIALSMLAAAAGAASAPLPRAHRGPAARIYLWIVNLLGPAVRSLARERVKWRFEPATAGGDCNGPLKLNGQVEFVMPAGALRIDSATILVAIREALVRRGVAVAETDGFQSYDLEIIVAPMIRVPINALLQGDGSIALLWRLRLAPRRGLIAAAITLLILLAAGFSARAGIAGVICAAIAVGLLAINRARRIPAIIKAGAAEVAGSLGISMAKRSEDET, from the coding sequence ATGGCTCGGCTGGCAGCGCACGGAAAATACCTTCTCGACGGGGCGGAAAAATTCTACCTTCGCGGCGTTTCGTACGGGCCGTTTGCGGCGAATTCCCGCGGCGAAAGGTATCCCGAGCCCGAGCGCGTGGCCGCCGACTTCGCCCTGATGAGCCGGCTGGGCGCCAATCTGATTCGTCTCTACGTTCCACCGCCGCCGTGGATGGTCGAGGAGGCGCAGAAGGCCGGACTGCGCATGATGCTCGGCATCCCGTGGCCGTTTCACATGGCGTTTCTGGATTCACGCGACATGATGCGCGAAATCCGCGACGCGATCCGCCAGACGGTTCTCAAGACGCGCCAATTTGGCGAGACCATCGCAGCCTACAGCATCGGCAACGAGATTCGATCGGATATCGTGCGCTGGCACGGGCCGCGCGCCGTCAGCCGCTTTCTCGCCGAACTCCGTGACCTCGGAAAACAGATCGATCCCGGCGCGCTGTTCACCTACTCGAACTATCCGTCCGCCGAATATCTTGATCTGAGTTTTCTCGATTTCATTTCGTTCAATGTGTATCTGCATCGCGAGGAAGACTTCCGCCGTTACCTGACCCATCTGATGGGACAAACCGGCGAGTTACCGCTGGTGCTCAGCGAAACCGGCATGGACACGGTTCGCGAAGGCGAGCAACACCAGGCCAAACTCCTTTCATGGCAGTGCCGTGCGGCATTCGAACTGGGATTGTCCGGCTTCATCGTGTTCGCGTTCACCGACGAATGGCACACCGGCGGAGCCGAGATCACCGACTGGGCATTTGGACTGACCCGCCGCGATCGCTCGCCCAAACTCGCCTTCGATGCGGTCGCCAAGGTCTTCGGCGACAATCTGCCGCCTCCGCTGGCGGCCGCTCCCAAAGCGACCGTGGTGGTGGCCGCCTACAACGCGGCATCGACGCTTGGCGAATGTCTCTCCTCGATTCGCGAGCTCAACTATCCGGACTACGAAACCATCGTCATCGACGACGGATCGACCGATTCGACTTCTGAAATCGCCAGCCGATCCGGAGTCCGCGCGATTCGCGTCGAGCACAATGGTCTGGCCGCCGCGCGCAACGCCGGCGCCGGCGCCGCTGCCGGCAAAGTCGTCGCGTTCATCGACGCCGACGCGCGTGCCGATCGCGACTGGCTGTATCATCTGGTCGAGACGATCGAGCGCCGCGCGGCGGCGGCGGCGGCCGGCCCGAATTTCGCCCCCGCTCCCGGATCTGCCCGCGCCGCGGCGATGGCTGCCGCGCCCGGACTGCCGCGCGAGGTGCGTGCCGGCGACGATCGCCTCGCACAACTGTGCGGATGCAACATGGCAATTACCAAAGCCGCGCTGCTGAAGGCCGGCGGCTTCGATCCGATGTTTACCACCGCCGGCGACGACGTGGATCTTTCCTGGCGCCTTGCGGCGTCGGCTGAAACGCTCGCGTATGCTCCTGGAGCGATCGTGATTCACGAGCGGCGCGCGACGCTCGCTGCCTACCTGCGCCAGCAACGCGGCTACGGCGCCGGCGAGGGCTTGCTGCTGCGCAAATATCCGCTCCGGATTGCAGACCAGGACGGGATCTACGCGGGGCCGTCATGGATCGGCTCGATGTTCGGCGGCGCGCGCGTCTATTACGGCGCTTTCGGCCGCGGCCTCTTTCAAACCGTCTATTCGACCGGCAACTCGTACGCCGACCTGCCACTGACCATTCAATGGGTCGGGTTGTCGCTGATTTTTCTGATTCTTGGCGGGGTCAATCGGCTGCTGGGCGTGCTCGGCGCTGGTGGAATCGCGCTCTCAATGCTGGCCGCGGCGGCGGGCGCAGCGTCGGCGCCCTTGCCGCGCGCGCATCGCGGCCCGGCGGCGCGAATCTATCTCTGGATCGTCAATCTGCTCGGTCCTGCCGTTCGCAGTCTTGCGCGCGAGCGCGTCAAATGGCGATTCGAGCCCGCGACTGCCGGCGGCGATTGCAACGGCCCGCTTAAATTAAACGGCCAGGTCGAGTTCGTCATGCCAGCCGGCGCCTTGCGAATCGATTCCGCGACGATACTCGTTGCCATCCGCGAGGCACTGGTTCGCCGCGGCGTCGCAGTGGCCGAGACCGACGGCTTCCAGTCCTACGATCTCGAGATCATCGTTGCGCCGATGATTCGCGTGCCGATAAACGCGTTGCTCCAGGGCGACGGCAGCATCGCGCTGCTCTGGCGTCTCCGATTGGCGCCGCGCCGGGGGCTGATCGCCGCGGCGATCACGCTGCTGATTTTGTTGGCCGCGGGATTCTCAGCGCGGGCGGGAATCGCCGGCGTAATATGCGCCGCAATCGCAGTCGGGCTGTTGGCGATCAATCGCGCGCGGCGTATCCCCGCGATCATTAAAGCCGGCGCCGCCGAAGTAGCCGGATCGCTTGGAATATCAATGGCAAAGCGCTCGGAAGACGAAACGTGA
- a CDS encoding ABC transporter ATP-binding protein gives MRTLELYSHVIRRMRPHLGRLAIAIGGVLLASATEVLKPWPLKIVIDNVLRGAPMVSKWIPPMPRGELLAAACISLVTLYALLGLLNVMTNYVTVSIGQRMVNELRARLFDHLQSLSLSFHRRREVGDLMVRITYDTYSIQTIAMNGFFPVLSSLILLSGMFVVMIRMDATLTLVALAIVPLLIGLIMSISGRIDAIAGGARIKESRLFTVAHSALAAIHVVQAFTREAESYREFVESSSESLDATLRLYTLQTIYAGAVGVLIACGTAIVIYLGAQHVLDGRLTIGDLIVFTTYLASLYAPVNQISQTYGQIEGAKAGLRRCLELLAIDPEIKDRAGAQTLGRSRGEIEFDNVVFGYEPGRTVLKGISFKAAPGETIAIVGPSGSGKTTMASLLARFYEPQQGAIKIDGNDTRYLTLDSIRGNIAMVLQPPLVLGDTMRVNVAFGKPAVDDAKVLRAIEMARLGPVLAKLPAGLNEVLGQGGHSLSEGEAQRVTIARALLKDAPILIMDEPTSALDSETESLVLAAVREAMRGRTTLVIAHRLSTVQNADRILVLRDGVIAEQGTFNELLAQGGFFSYLYNIQAWSREAAG, from the coding sequence ATGCGCACGCTGGAACTTTACAGCCACGTTATTCGCAGGATGCGTCCGCATCTGGGCCGTCTCGCGATCGCGATCGGCGGCGTGCTGCTTGCGTCGGCGACCGAGGTGCTCAAGCCGTGGCCGCTCAAGATTGTAATCGACAATGTGCTGCGCGGCGCGCCGATGGTGAGCAAATGGATCCCACCGATGCCGCGCGGCGAGCTTCTGGCAGCCGCGTGCATCAGCCTCGTCACCTTGTACGCGCTGCTCGGCCTGCTCAACGTCATGACGAATTACGTCACCGTTTCGATCGGCCAGCGGATGGTCAACGAGTTGCGCGCGCGCCTGTTCGATCATTTGCAGAGCCTTTCGCTGTCATTTCATCGCCGGCGCGAAGTCGGCGACTTGATGGTGCGCATCACCTACGACACCTACTCGATTCAAACGATCGCCATGAATGGATTCTTCCCGGTGTTGTCGTCGCTGATTCTGCTGAGCGGGATGTTCGTTGTGATGATCAGGATGGACGCGACGCTGACGCTCGTAGCGCTTGCCATAGTACCGCTCCTGATTGGGCTGATCATGTCGATCAGCGGTCGAATCGACGCGATCGCGGGTGGCGCGCGAATCAAGGAAAGCCGTCTGTTCACCGTCGCGCACAGCGCGCTCGCCGCGATACACGTCGTGCAGGCCTTCACGCGCGAGGCCGAGTCGTACCGCGAGTTCGTCGAATCGAGCAGTGAAAGTCTGGACGCGACGCTGCGCTTGTACACCCTGCAAACGATTTACGCCGGCGCGGTCGGGGTGTTGATCGCGTGCGGCACGGCGATCGTGATTTACCTCGGCGCGCAGCACGTCCTTGATGGGCGGCTGACGATCGGTGACCTGATCGTTTTCACGACTTATCTCGCCTCGCTCTACGCGCCGGTGAACCAGATTTCCCAAACCTACGGACAGATCGAAGGCGCGAAGGCGGGACTCAGGCGATGCCTCGAGTTGCTCGCAATAGATCCTGAAATCAAGGACCGTGCGGGCGCGCAGACGCTTGGCCGCTCGCGCGGTGAGATCGAATTCGACAATGTCGTGTTCGGCTACGAACCGGGCCGGACCGTGCTCAAGGGGATCAGCTTCAAGGCTGCGCCGGGCGAGACCATCGCGATCGTCGGTCCGAGCGGCTCGGGAAAAACCACGATGGCCAGTCTGCTCGCGCGCTTTTACGAACCACAACAGGGCGCGATCAAGATTGACGGCAACGATACCCGATACCTCACCCTCGATTCGATCCGCGGCAACATCGCGATGGTCCTGCAACCGCCGCTGGTGCTCGGCGACACGATGCGCGTCAACGTCGCGTTCGGGAAGCCGGCGGTTGACGACGCGAAAGTGCTCCGCGCGATCGAAATGGCGCGGCTCGGACCCGTGCTCGCCAAGTTGCCGGCCGGCCTGAACGAAGTGTTGGGACAGGGCGGACACAGCCTTTCCGAGGGGGAGGCGCAGCGCGTCACGATTGCACGCGCGTTGCTGAAAGACGCGCCGATTCTAATCATGGATGAACCGACCAGCGCGCTGGATAGTGAAACCGAATCGCTGGTGCTCGCCGCCGTGCGCGAGGCGATGCGCGGCCGGACCACGCTGGTGATCGCGCACCGGCTCTCGACGGTTCAGAACGCCGATCGAATACTGGTGCTGCGCGATGGCGTAATTGCCGAGCAGGGAACCTTCAACGAGTTACTGGCTCAAGGCGGCTTCTTCAGCTACCTCTACAACATTCAGGCGTGGAGCCGCGAAGCCGCCGGCTAA
- the coaE gene encoding dephospho-CoA kinase (Dephospho-CoA kinase (CoaE) performs the final step in coenzyme A biosynthesis.), giving the protein MLTIGLTGGIGSGKSTVAQILGEFGAPILDADKIAHTTYAPGGPAYDAVVAAFGAAIVAPDRTIDRKQLGSIVFGNPEQLGRLTSIVWPATFESIRRNVAELRASGTKMPIVVEAAILIEANWQPLFDEIWLVRASREQVVARIERQRGLKPAETEARIRAQLPDEQRAKHASLVIDNNGSLDELRGLLKSVWSDALKRNA; this is encoded by the coding sequence ATGCTTACAATTGGTCTCACTGGTGGAATCGGTTCGGGCAAGAGCACCGTCGCGCAAATCCTCGGCGAATTCGGTGCGCCGATTCTCGACGCCGACAAAATCGCGCACACCACCTATGCTCCCGGCGGTCCCGCCTACGACGCAGTCGTCGCGGCCTTCGGCGCGGCTATTGTTGCTCCCGATCGCACAATCGATCGCAAGCAACTCGGTTCCATCGTGTTTGGAAATCCCGAGCAACTGGGCAGGCTGACGTCGATCGTATGGCCCGCCACGTTCGAGAGCATCCGCCGCAACGTCGCCGAATTGCGCGCGAGCGGTACCAAGATGCCGATCGTGGTCGAGGCTGCGATTCTGATCGAGGCAAATTGGCAACCGCTGTTCGACGAAATCTGGCTGGTGCGCGCCTCGCGCGAGCAAGTGGTCGCCCGAATCGAGCGCCAACGCGGGCTGAAACCCGCTGAAACCGAGGCGCGAATCCGCGCGCAGTTGCCCGACGAGCAACGCGCGAAACATGCCAGCTTAGTGATCGACAACAATGGATCGCTCGACGAGTTGCGCGGCCTGCTGAAATCGGTGTGGTCCGATGCACTCAAGCGAAACGCTTAG